GATTtggaataaaagaatatgtatgGAAGCCACATGTTGCAAAaactaatatattaatgtgtCCTAATTGCAGTCACAATTATGAAGCTAACCGTCTATGTGGTAAGTTCtctaaaataacaataattgcataaattgtagaaaagatgaaaaaatagtttaaactgtatgtaaatataaaaataacataatctAAAAGTCTTGcgtataagaatataaaaaattgtaagcatataaatttttttctatttaggACATTGTtatgaaaaagtaaaacttgAGACTAAAGAGATGCAAGATGCTATTCAAAAAGAATTAGGTTTAAGTCCAGtagaagaaaatgtaattgtacTGTATGATGgagaaaaagatgataaaaatgatgaattttggaaggtattaaaaatttgctttgcttaatatataatttatagttttgcATAAACATGGATTTAACTTATATCTCCTTTAATTCAGAATCAAAGAATAGTCGAGATGCCAAAGAAGAGACCTTCATGGTTTCACCAAAATTTACTTGAGCCAACAACGCAGGAACCATCTGATAAAAAAGATGTTAAACCTACTCATCTTGCATAAAACATgcttaaaaatagatttcaaCATCTTGCAGTCAAAAGCTGAGATATACCTGTCGAAAAGGTGAAGTATTCGacatttttggaaataaaaaatattggaatattttactttgtagGTAGTATGTttcaatgaataattaaatacaatataaaaaaaaaaaataaatgtgaagagttttattacgtaaatattcacaattactattaatattactcATTTAATAGTACGTAGATTTTACATTCACTTTGCAACCGCGTtagttgatataaaaataaatacatcttTATGCAACACACAGTACTGTCATTCTTTGTTTCATCGTTTTCTGTTGCATTATTAGCTTATAGTTTACACtatatcgtatatatatatttctattttaatattttgtctctCCAGTCACCTATtcggtataaaatttttcataattcttGGAATCTTAAGCTAACAATATTAATGTGCGAGCTCGGAATCCTCTACAGAAGAAACTTCCTTAGTAAAATGACTTAAAACATGTTCATGAAACTCCGCAAACGGTATGGATTTTCCATAAACAATCCCACACAATGGACATGTATTAGTATCTGTATCCATATTATCATTAAGAttagaatatttatctataGAAATACTGGGTGTCATAAGACTAGTCTGAGTAGCTCCGTGTTCCTTGAAACT
This DNA window, taken from Linepithema humile isolate Giens D197 chromosome 7, Lhum_UNIL_v1.0, whole genome shotgun sequence, encodes the following:
- the mRpL32 gene encoding large ribosomal subunit protein bL32m, with product MAGSVMNRLSLAVQKFEQAIQTIFGRGFPPGPLCVIDCNNFPTSEPKLVVNHLGSQTLKEIFNNAILWAVPTKRRTIEKRLKRRFGIKEYVWKPHVAKTNILMCPNCSHNYEANRLCGHCYEKVKLETKEMQDAIQKELGLSPVEENVIVLYDGEKDDKNDEFWKNQRIVEMPKKRPSWFHQNLLEPTTQEPSDKKDVKPTHLA